In Deinococcus puniceus, one genomic interval encodes:
- a CDS encoding ABC transporter ATP-binding protein, with protein sequence MALPADADPNAPRPKRDPKQLLRLLAYARPYWKLFVLGLLATLVSSGLNLVFPSLFGRLIDASFLKVGSTDTGPLDRTVLSLLGIFALSALFGAAQSYLLSRVGASVVADLRRALFSHLITLSPRFFGNHKTGDLTSRLTADVGTVQTVTSTALAQLAAQTVSLIGAVILLITTSPRLSLLTLAVIPLVIGTAFTIGRRIRKISRTVQDAIADANASAEEAISGVRVVQSFTAENVERSRYGRGVMASFVAALQRAQLQALMAGVMSFLTFGALAVVLWYGGRQVMAGDLTPGKLVSFLIYALQVGGTVAALTGIFNQFQEALGASGRIFELMDEKSDLPQPSKPLPLARAEGRVAFQNVNFRYEGAPILNGINLDVPAGQVVALVGPSGAGKTTLVNLIPRFWDVSEGNLSVDGHDVRDYTLEDLRAQVGLVPQETLLFSGTVSENILYGRPGATPQDIEAAARAANAHQFISAFEKGYDTVVGERGVKLSGGQRQRVAIARAILKDPRILILDEATSALDNESESLVQQALETLMVGRTTFVIAHRLSTIRNADRIVVLDEGRIVQDGTHEALMAAGGVYRDLYELQFRKEQEARAELV encoded by the coding sequence ATGGCGTTGCCTGCCGATGCAGACCCCAACGCGCCGCGTCCCAAACGCGATCCCAAACAACTGTTGCGCCTGTTGGCCTATGCCCGCCCCTACTGGAAATTGTTCGTGCTGGGCCTGCTGGCGACCCTCGTTTCCAGCGGCCTGAATCTGGTGTTTCCCAGCCTGTTCGGACGCCTGATCGACGCTTCTTTTCTGAAAGTGGGCAGCACCGACACTGGCCCCCTTGACCGTACTGTGCTGAGCTTGCTGGGCATTTTTGCGTTGTCGGCCCTGTTCGGTGCGGCGCAGTCCTACCTGCTCTCACGGGTGGGAGCCAGCGTGGTGGCCGATCTGAGGCGGGCGCTGTTTTCACACCTGATTACGCTGTCGCCGCGCTTTTTTGGCAACCACAAAACCGGAGACCTCACCAGTCGCCTCACCGCCGATGTAGGCACCGTACAAACTGTGACCAGCACGGCATTGGCGCAGTTGGCCGCTCAGACGGTGAGCCTGATCGGGGCCGTGATCCTGCTGATCACCACCAGCCCGCGCTTGAGCCTGCTCACGTTGGCGGTCATTCCGCTCGTCATCGGCACGGCCTTCACCATCGGGCGGCGTATTCGTAAGATCAGCCGCACCGTGCAGGACGCTATCGCCGATGCCAACGCCAGCGCCGAAGAAGCCATCAGCGGTGTGCGCGTGGTGCAGAGCTTTACCGCCGAGAATGTGGAGCGCAGCCGCTACGGACGTGGTGTGATGGCGAGTTTCGTGGCGGCCCTTCAGCGTGCCCAACTGCAAGCCCTGATGGCGGGCGTCATGAGTTTCCTGACGTTCGGGGCGCTGGCGGTGGTGCTGTGGTATGGCGGGCGGCAGGTCATGGCAGGCGACCTGACCCCTGGCAAACTCGTCAGCTTCCTGATCTACGCGCTGCAAGTGGGCGGCACGGTGGCGGCGCTGACCGGGATTTTCAACCAGTTTCAGGAAGCCCTGGGGGCGTCGGGCCGAATCTTCGAACTGATGGACGAAAAAAGTGACTTGCCTCAGCCGTCCAAGCCCCTGCCATTGGCCCGTGCAGAAGGCCGCGTCGCCTTCCAGAACGTCAACTTCAGGTATGAGGGCGCACCCATTCTGAACGGCATCAATCTGGACGTGCCCGCCGGACAAGTGGTGGCGCTCGTGGGGCCAAGTGGGGCAGGCAAGACTACCCTCGTGAACCTGATTCCCCGCTTCTGGGACGTATCGGAAGGCAACCTCAGTGTGGACGGACATGACGTGCGGGACTACACGCTGGAAGATTTGCGGGCGCAGGTAGGGCTGGTGCCGCAGGAAACGCTGCTGTTTTCCGGCACTGTCTCCGAAAACATCCTATATGGCCGCCCCGGCGCTACCCCGCAAGACATCGAGGCCGCCGCCCGCGCTGCCAATGCTCACCAGTTCATCAGCGCCTTCGAGAAGGGCTACGACACGGTTGTAGGCGAGCGCGGCGTGAAACTGTCGGGCGGTCAGCGGCAGCGCGTCGCCATTGCCCGCGCCATTCTTAAAGACCCGCGCATCTTGATTCTGGACGAGGCGACCAGTGCGCTGGACAACGAATCGGAATCGCTGGTGCAGCAGGCCTTGGAGACGCTGATGGTGGGCCGCACGACGTTTGTCATCGCCCACCGCCTCAGCACCATTCGCAATGCAGACCGGATCGTGGTGCTGGATGAGGGCCGGATCGTGCAGGACGGCACGCATGAGGCACTAATGGCGGCGGGCGGCGTGTACCGCGACTTGTACGAACTGCAATTCCGCAAAGAGCAGGAAGCGCGGGCCGAGTTGGTGTAG
- the ald gene encoding alanine dehydrogenase, whose product MKIGLPKEIKVKENRVALTPGGVGTLVRRGHTVTVEHGAGVGSGIADAEYVAAGAVMGTADEAWAAQMVVKVKEPIEREYGYLRDDLLLFTYLHLAADRALTEALLKAGTTAIAYETVQVEDGSLPLLMPMSEVAGRLSVQAGAYHLQKPVGGRGVLLGGVPGVQAGHVVIVGGGVVGTNAAKMAMGLGAKVTVLDVSHRRLTYLDDVFFGKLTTMMSSEANIRALLPETDLLVGAVLIPGAKAPHLVTRDMLPLMQEGSVIVDVAVDQGGCVETIHATTHDDPTYLVDGVIHYGVANMPGAVPRTSTFALTNQTLPYALLLADHGIGALSRNKALSLGLNTHAGQLTYAGVADALGMEYVETGAVLA is encoded by the coding sequence ATGAAAATCGGACTGCCCAAAGAAATCAAAGTCAAAGAAAACCGCGTCGCCCTCACTCCCGGCGGTGTGGGAACGCTGGTGCGCCGGGGCCATACCGTAACGGTGGAACACGGCGCAGGCGTAGGCAGCGGCATTGCCGACGCCGAATACGTGGCGGCGGGCGCAGTGATGGGTACGGCAGACGAAGCGTGGGCCGCCCAGATGGTGGTCAAGGTGAAGGAGCCGATTGAGCGCGAATACGGTTACCTGCGCGACGATCTGCTGCTGTTTACCTACCTGCATCTGGCCGCAGACCGCGCCCTGACCGAAGCGTTGCTGAAGGCCGGAACCACCGCCATTGCCTATGAAACCGTACAGGTCGAAGACGGCAGTCTGCCCCTGCTGATGCCCATGAGCGAAGTCGCGGGCCGCCTGAGCGTGCAGGCGGGCGCGTACCATCTGCAAAAGCCCGTGGGCGGGCGCGGCGTGTTGCTGGGCGGGGTTCCCGGTGTGCAGGCCGGACATGTGGTGATCGTGGGCGGCGGCGTGGTGGGCACCAATGCTGCAAAAATGGCGATGGGATTGGGCGCGAAAGTGACCGTGCTGGACGTGTCTCACCGCCGCCTGACCTACCTTGACGACGTATTTTTCGGCAAGCTGACCACCATGATGAGCAGCGAGGCCAACATCCGCGCCCTGCTGCCCGAAACTGACCTGCTGGTAGGCGCGGTGCTGATTCCCGGCGCAAAAGCCCCCCACCTCGTGACCCGCGACATGTTGCCACTCATGCAGGAAGGCAGCGTCATCGTGGACGTGGCTGTCGATCAGGGCGGCTGCGTGGAAACCATTCATGCCACCACACACGACGATCCCACCTACCTCGTGGACGGCGTGATTCACTACGGCGTGGCGAACATGCCCGGAGCCGTGCCGCGTACCAGCACGTTTGCCCTCACCAACCAGACCTTGCCTTACGCCCTGCTGCTGGCCGATCACGGCATCGGCGCTCTGAGCCGCAACAAGGCACTCAGCCTCGGCCTGAACACGCACGCGGGCCAGCTGACCTACGCGGGCGTGGCCGACGCGCTGGGTATGGAGTACGTAGAGACTGGGGCAGTGTTGGCTTAA
- a CDS encoding peptidoglycan endopeptidase, whose amino-acid sequence MTVQPGDTAYALARRAGISLEALLALNGLTPNAAGGVDVRAGQVLRIRDLPPHVVQPGETLYGLARRYGITVDALLAANSLPAGVVLSVGQSLRLFAPVAAVTGAASAVAPAPTIAAPPTSPPTAPLVPAPASVLTAQSLSVPSSNAPQIQGSSVAPSILPSTLPPPLPSTLPTDWRGAALALLGTPYVYGGATRVGTDCSGFVLQVFGPLGLQLPRRSADQAQAGLPVDAAALLPGDLVFFDTEGRGAVTHVGIYLGEDTFVNANSYRGQVAVDKLMSDRYWAARYVGARRVLPEALAYSR is encoded by the coding sequence GTGACTGTGCAACCCGGCGACACCGCCTACGCTCTGGCACGGCGGGCAGGGATCAGCCTGGAAGCGTTGCTGGCCCTAAATGGCTTGACCCCGAACGCAGCGGGCGGCGTGGATGTGCGGGCGGGCCAAGTGTTGCGAATTCGGGACTTGCCGCCCCATGTGGTGCAGCCCGGTGAAACGTTGTATGGGCTGGCCCGCCGCTACGGAATCACGGTAGACGCGCTGCTGGCCGCCAACAGTTTGCCTGCGGGCGTGGTGCTGAGCGTCGGCCAGAGCCTGCGCCTGTTCGCGCCTGTGGCGGCTGTGACTGGCGCGGCTTCGGCTGTGGCCCCGGCACCCACCATCGCCGCGCCCCCGACTTCCCCTCCGACTGCTCCTCTCGTGCCTGCTCCGGCCTCCGTTCTGACCGCCCAGAGTCTGTCTGTGCCAAGTTCCAATGCACCCCAGATTCAGGGTTCCAGCGTGGCCCCGAGCATTCTGCCTAGCACATTGCCTCCTCCACTGCCCAGCACCTTGCCTACCGACTGGCGCGGCGCGGCTCTGGCCTTGCTGGGTACGCCCTACGTGTACGGCGGAGCCACCAGAGTCGGCACCGATTGCAGCGGCTTCGTGCTTCAAGTGTTTGGCCCGCTGGGGCTACAGTTGCCCCGCCGTAGCGCGGATCAGGCTCAGGCGGGCTTGCCCGTAGACGCCGCCGCCCTGTTGCCCGGCGATCTGGTGTTCTTCGACACCGAGGGACGCGGCGCAGTCACGCACGTGGGCATTTATCTGGGCGAAGACACCTTTGTGAATGCCAACAGCTACAGAGGTCAGGTGGCCGTAGACAAACTGATGTCTGACCGCTACTGGGCGGCGCGGTATGTGGGAGCGCGGCGCGTGTTGCCTGAGGCCTTGGCTTACAGCCGGTAA
- a CDS encoding MFS transporter, which produces MLARAHAWGSRTFSALRHPHYRRYWFSQLLSLVGSWMQATAQQYLVLELSGGSSAALGWVTVAQFTPSLLLSLYAGAVIDRVPRRQVLLATQITLLITATALAVTTHLGVVNLPLVMVLAFISGTANAFDMPARQSMVVDFVPRSDVPNAVALNSLSFNVSRTIGQALFGVVAALGVTLLAGGNPDNLSRLALPFYLNVSSFFVVLFVIATLPFPARDGGQHGSMAEDVREGLRYVRGTPAVRNVMLLVGALSLTVINFNVIIPYYARVVFDAREAVFGVLSAAFGVGAMAGALWQASKPNPLKNLRVGSIILIVSTVALAFAPGPVIATPILAVCGFGMLTLLVSANSTVQLTLPDHLRGRVMSLYSFVLVGMGPPGALIASSLISTTGLLGSRWGLVTLAALGALAVAALWRRLPRKLDKPQAQAGAVGLSSAD; this is translated from the coding sequence ATGCTTGCGCGTGCCCACGCGTGGGGCAGCCGAACCTTCAGCGCCCTACGTCACCCCCATTACCGCCGTTACTGGTTTTCCCAACTTCTTTCGCTGGTGGGGTCGTGGATGCAGGCCACCGCCCAGCAATACTTGGTGCTGGAGCTGTCGGGCGGCAGCAGCGCGGCGCTGGGATGGGTCACGGTGGCGCAGTTCACGCCCAGCCTGCTCTTGTCGCTGTATGCGGGCGCAGTGATAGACCGGGTGCCGCGCCGACAGGTCTTGCTGGCAACGCAAATTACCCTGCTCATCACGGCAACGGCGCTGGCCGTCACCACCCATCTGGGCGTGGTCAACCTGCCTCTGGTCATGGTTCTGGCCTTCATCAGCGGTACAGCCAACGCCTTCGATATGCCCGCCCGCCAGAGCATGGTGGTGGACTTTGTGCCCAGAAGCGACGTGCCCAACGCGGTGGCGCTCAACAGCCTCTCGTTTAATGTGAGCCGCACCATCGGGCAAGCCTTGTTCGGGGTGGTGGCGGCGCTGGGCGTGACGCTGCTGGCGGGCGGCAATCCCGACAATCTTTCGCGGCTGGCTCTCCCCTTCTACCTGAATGTGTCGTCGTTTTTCGTGGTGCTGTTCGTTATTGCCACCCTGCCCTTTCCGGCCCGCGACGGTGGGCAGCACGGCAGCATGGCCGAAGACGTGCGCGAAGGCCTGCGCTACGTGCGCGGCACACCCGCCGTCCGGAACGTGATGTTGCTGGTGGGCGCACTCAGCCTGACGGTCATCAATTTCAACGTGATCATTCCCTATTACGCCCGCGTGGTCTTCGATGCGCGTGAAGCTGTGTTCGGCGTACTGAGCGCGGCTTTTGGCGTGGGCGCGATGGCGGGGGCGCTGTGGCAGGCCAGCAAGCCCAATCCCCTGAAAAATCTGCGGGTGGGCAGCATTATCTTGATCGTCAGTACCGTCGCGCTGGCCTTCGCTCCCGGCCCGGTCATCGCCACGCCTATTCTCGCCGTCTGCGGCTTCGGCATGCTCACCCTGTTGGTCAGCGCCAATTCCACCGTGCAACTGACCCTGCCCGATCATCTGCGTGGCCGCGTGATGAGCCTGTATTCCTTCGTGCTGGTGGGCATGGGGCCGCCCGGAGCCTTAATCGCCAGCAGCCTGATTTCGACCACTGGCCTCCTGGGATCGCGCTGGGGCTTGGTGACGCTGGCCGCGCTGGGAGCCTTGGCGGTAGCGGCGCTGTGGCGCAGGCTGCCGCGCAAGCTGGATAAGCCGCAAGCTCAGGCGGGGGCGGTGGGGCTGTCCAGCGCGGATTGA
- a CDS encoding transposase codes for MKTEHATGDASRLYQAILPHLHPALWNDVRNARTLAWMVSGLVLSQSVSIPSWLPHIHSQATVAQSTERRCRRWLENPAIDPGSVYGPLITRALRDWGPHSLTLALDTSILFGRFCLIRVAVLYRGRAVPLVSRVLEHASAQVSTEHLLPILAEAKGLLDFLGLRDVRLLADRGFCDTALMGWLRVCGWHFRIRIKSSLILAAPDGQRVCTIGEIKLAARETRCFHNVTLTGHRFGPVHVALGRPTDGPEQWQVVSDEPTSLGTFAEYGERFQIEEGFLDDKSGLFGLEDSKLRDAASLERLILMISVATLLLVSEGLQIVRQGARRASDPHWNRALSYLKLGLRGVHFALSRGRAVLNRLTLQGGADPAPPGHRKKSHVSSVDALEGGWVLRFRSPS; via the coding sequence GTGAAGACCGAACATGCCACCGGGGACGCCTCCCGACTGTACCAAGCGATCCTGCCCCACCTCCACCCCGCCCTGTGGAACGACGTCCGCAACGCCCGTACGCTGGCGTGGATGGTCAGCGGCCTGGTGCTGTCCCAGAGCGTTTCCATTCCCTCCTGGCTGCCGCACATCCACTCCCAGGCCACGGTCGCCCAGAGCACCGAACGTCGGTGCCGCCGGTGGCTGGAGAATCCAGCCATCGACCCTGGCAGCGTGTATGGCCCCCTCATCACCCGAGCCCTGCGGGATTGGGGCCCGCATTCCCTGACGCTGGCGCTGGACACCAGCATCCTGTTCGGACGTTTCTGTCTGATCCGGGTGGCCGTCCTCTACCGGGGACGAGCGGTACCGCTCGTCTCCCGCGTCCTTGAGCATGCCAGCGCTCAGGTCAGTACCGAACACCTCCTGCCCATCCTCGCTGAAGCCAAAGGTCTGCTGGATTTTCTTGGGCTGCGTGATGTTCGGCTCCTGGCCGATCGGGGCTTCTGCGACACGGCGCTGATGGGCTGGCTCCGCGTCTGCGGATGGCACTTTCGCATCCGCATCAAATCGAGCCTGATTCTTGCTGCTCCAGACGGGCAACGGGTCTGCACCATCGGCGAGATCAAGCTCGCGGCGCGCGAAACGCGCTGCTTCCACAACGTCACCCTCACCGGACACCGATTCGGGCCGGTGCATGTCGCTCTGGGCCGTCCCACGGACGGCCCAGAGCAGTGGCAGGTCGTCAGTGATGAACCGACCAGCCTCGGAACGTTTGCTGAATACGGCGAGCGCTTTCAAATCGAGGAGGGATTTTTGGATGACAAGAGTGGCCTCTTCGGTCTGGAAGACTCCAAACTTCGTGATGCCGCCAGTCTCGAACGCCTGATCCTGATGATCTCCGTGGCCACGCTTCTGCTCGTCTCCGAAGGACTCCAGATCGTGCGGCAGGGTGCCCGTAGAGCCAGTGATCCCCATTGGAACCGCGCCCTGAGTTATTTGAAGCTTGGTTTACGCGGCGTCCACTTCGCGCTGAGCCGGGGGCGGGCAGTACTCAACCGCCTGACTCTCCAAGGGGGCGCCGATCCGGCGCCTCCCGGACATCGCAAGAAATCGCATGTCAGTTCTGTGGACGCTTTAGAAGGCGGCTGGGTGCTCAGATTTCGCTCTCCCTCATAA
- a CDS encoding Uma2 family endonuclease, whose product MSHPPPVFWEMTEEEYLRTEPLSPFKREFVAGYVYPLHGDGLYAQAGASSAHGEIVLNIAATLLGAARRQGCRVYAADMRVNTSSPTGKRVYFYPDVVVTCEPMTPESVVSQAPCLLIEVLSPSTGHTDRTDKVWAYTSLPSLQMYLIVSPSQRHLRVIERTADGWQETERRGQEAVDLACLGSTLTLDEVYAGVLS is encoded by the coding sequence ATGAGCCATCCTCCCCCGGTTTTTTGGGAAATGACCGAAGAGGAGTACCTGCGAACAGAGCCGCTGAGTCCGTTCAAGCGGGAGTTTGTGGCGGGGTACGTGTATCCCCTCCACGGCGATGGACTCTATGCACAGGCCGGGGCCAGTAGCGCACACGGCGAAATCGTTCTCAATATCGCAGCCACCCTCTTGGGCGCGGCCCGCCGTCAGGGATGCCGAGTGTACGCCGCCGATATGAGGGTCAATACCTCAAGTCCCACCGGAAAACGGGTGTACTTTTACCCCGATGTCGTCGTGACCTGCGAACCGATGACCCCTGAGAGCGTCGTCAGTCAAGCGCCTTGTCTGCTGATAGAAGTCCTCAGTCCGAGTACGGGCCACACAGACCGCACCGACAAAGTGTGGGCCTATACCAGCTTGCCCAGCCTGCAGATGTACTTGATCGTCAGTCCTTCCCAACGACACCTTCGGGTGATTGAGCGCACGGCTGACGGCTGGCAGGAAACCGAGCGGCGCGGTCAAGAGGCCGTTGATCTGGCCTGTTTGGGGAGCACTTTGACGCTGGATGAAGTGTATGCGGGAGTGTTGAGCTGA
- the murA gene encoding UDP-N-acetylglucosamine 1-carboxyvinyltransferase gives MQLTPLHIQGGRELGGEIAVQSSKNAALPIIVASLLSSEPVTLHGIPRLSDVDTILDLAHHIGTRHAWVGPNSLSLYTPEILNTHAPYALVSKMRASFIIMGAILARAGKATVSMPGGCAWGPRPVDQHVKAFRALGAQITEDGGDFAAERTGSLNGTFAFELLTVGGTHNAVLAATLGDGVVVLENASIDTDVIDMIEFLNSLGARIEGAGTNTLTIHGVPALRGGEYTVIPDRIEAATFMIAAAATRSRITLTNVRPDHLRAVTEKLTEMGVDITESGKTLVVDATNRDLKPVNVTTQSYPGFPTDVQPQMSTLLATIPGTSVVQDPVYPDRLTHVAELHRMGADITVSGYTQVIQGAKLHAAPVKAADLRAGAALFIAALTCEGETVIDGVQFLNRGYERLAERLRGLGADARQPEPALASAMD, from the coding sequence ATGCAACTGACCCCACTGCACATTCAGGGAGGCCGCGAACTTGGCGGCGAGATCGCCGTTCAGTCCAGCAAAAACGCGGCCTTGCCGATTATTGTCGCCAGCCTCCTCAGCAGTGAGCCGGTCACTTTGCACGGCATTCCGCGCCTCAGCGACGTGGATACGATTCTGGATTTGGCACACCATATCGGCACGCGGCACGCTTGGGTCGGCCCCAACAGCCTGAGCCTCTATACCCCCGAAATTCTGAACACGCACGCGCCCTATGCATTGGTCAGCAAAATGCGGGCCAGTTTTATCATCATGGGCGCGATTCTGGCCCGCGCGGGGAAGGCCACCGTGAGCATGCCGGGCGGCTGTGCGTGGGGGCCGCGTCCGGTAGACCAGCACGTCAAGGCGTTCCGGGCATTGGGGGCGCAGATCACCGAGGACGGCGGCGACTTTGCAGCCGAGCGCACCGGCAGCCTGAATGGCACGTTTGCCTTTGAGCTGCTGACGGTGGGCGGCACCCATAACGCCGTGTTGGCCGCTACCCTCGGAGACGGCGTGGTGGTGCTGGAGAACGCTTCCATCGATACCGACGTGATCGACATGATCGAGTTCCTGAACAGCCTCGGCGCACGCATCGAGGGCGCGGGCACCAATACCCTGACCATTCACGGCGTACCCGCCCTGCGCGGCGGTGAATATACCGTGATTCCTGACCGGATCGAAGCGGCCACCTTTATGATCGCTGCCGCCGCCACCCGCAGCCGCATTACGCTGACCAACGTGCGCCCCGATCACCTGCGGGCCGTGACCGAAAAACTGACCGAAATGGGCGTGGACATCACGGAATCGGGCAAAACGTTGGTGGTCGACGCTACTAACCGTGACCTGAAACCCGTGAACGTGACCACCCAGAGTTACCCCGGTTTTCCCACCGACGTGCAGCCGCAGATGAGTACCCTGCTGGCGACCATTCCCGGCACCAGCGTGGTGCAAGATCCCGTGTACCCGGATCGCCTGACGCATGTGGCCGAGCTTCACCGCATGGGCGCGGATATTACGGTCAGCGGCTATACGCAGGTCATTCAGGGGGCCAAGCTGCATGCCGCACCCGTGAAGGCCGCCGACTTGCGGGCTGGAGCCGCCCTGTTCATCGCGGCCCTGACTTGCGAGGGCGAAACCGTGATCGACGGGGTGCAGTTTTTGAACCGGGGCTACGAACGCCTGGCCGAGCGCCTGCGTGGGCTGGGAGCTGACGCCCGCCAGCCGGAGCCAGCCTTAGCCAGCGCCATGGACTGA
- a CDS encoding recombinase family protein, producing the protein MTASIEVRRHHKIEVNHLDRLAIVYVRQSTLAQLQQHQESTRLQYALVHHAATLGWAPERVLVIDDDQGKSGTSAAGRPGFTRLVTEVSLGHVGLILGIEMSRLARSNRDWHHLLEVCALFQTLIGDTDGIYNPADYNDRLLLGLKGTMSEAELHILKNRMHQGKLNKARRGALGTPTPSGYLRDVYGQIQLDPDEQVQQVIRLIFRKFEELGTLHAVLHYLVEERIQLGVRERTRAGGGLLTWRRPNRMTLQNLLHNPMYAGVYAYGRRQVDPKKKLAGRSSTGRVTLPPSQWHVLLKEHVPAYISWEQYQQNVARMAANRNIASLSGAPKRGTGLLSGVLRCGHCGHRMVVSYHTALGGSALRYNCIRQVSDYAGSPCFSCTGAVVDHWVTAQLLEALTPVSVALSLEAQAALNRDREALDQHWHARLERAHYEAERAARQYRGVEPEHRLVARSLERAWEQALEAERTLKEEYERHVHLRPRQLTPAEILQVQTLSTALPALWSASTTTMQDRKEVLRLVVKQITLWGAVNDERMDVRIEWQGGNVTGGQLIRPVARLDQVSTYAELCARVEAGVTQEKTALEMADELNAAGLRPPKRRTTWNAAQVRSLAQRLGLRFSKGTDGRAVPSRRPPRAGDWWTLDGLAQRLNMPVVTLYGWLHRDIVKGEQLKQGGTWRIWADDAEVRRLQVLRAEPIGARQHRQWVSKATSMLEEPEVRDVSP; encoded by the coding sequence ATGACCGCGTCCATTGAAGTGCGACGTCATCACAAGATCGAGGTGAACCACCTCGACCGGCTGGCCATCGTTTACGTGCGCCAATCCACGCTGGCCCAACTTCAGCAGCATCAGGAATCGACCCGTCTCCAGTACGCGCTCGTCCATCACGCCGCCACTCTGGGCTGGGCTCCAGAACGCGTGCTGGTCATCGATGATGACCAGGGAAAATCTGGAACGAGCGCCGCGGGCCGTCCGGGCTTCACCCGCCTGGTGACCGAGGTGAGCCTCGGTCACGTTGGGTTGATTCTCGGCATTGAGATGAGCCGACTGGCCCGCTCGAACCGCGACTGGCACCACCTGCTGGAGGTCTGTGCCTTATTCCAAACTTTGATTGGAGACACAGACGGGATCTACAATCCGGCCGACTACAACGATCGACTGCTCCTCGGTCTCAAAGGCACGATGAGTGAAGCAGAGCTGCATATTCTCAAGAACCGCATGCATCAGGGCAAACTCAACAAGGCCCGCCGGGGTGCGTTGGGCACACCGACGCCGAGCGGCTATCTCCGGGATGTGTACGGCCAGATTCAGCTGGATCCAGATGAGCAAGTACAACAGGTGATCCGGTTGATCTTCCGTAAATTTGAGGAATTGGGCACCCTGCATGCCGTACTCCACTACCTGGTGGAGGAACGGATTCAGCTGGGCGTCCGCGAGCGGACGCGCGCTGGTGGGGGCCTCTTGACGTGGCGCCGACCCAACCGGATGACCCTGCAGAATCTGCTGCACAATCCGATGTACGCGGGAGTGTATGCGTATGGCCGACGGCAGGTCGACCCCAAGAAAAAGCTGGCTGGACGAAGCTCGACCGGACGGGTGACACTGCCGCCGAGCCAGTGGCATGTGTTGCTGAAAGAGCATGTGCCCGCGTACATCAGTTGGGAGCAGTACCAACAGAATGTCGCTCGTATGGCCGCCAACCGCAATATCGCATCGTTGTCGGGTGCCCCGAAACGGGGCACTGGGCTCCTCAGTGGTGTGCTGAGGTGCGGACACTGTGGGCACCGGATGGTGGTCTCCTATCACACCGCACTCGGTGGATCAGCATTGCGTTACAACTGCATCCGACAGGTATCGGATTACGCAGGTTCACCCTGTTTCAGCTGTACAGGTGCGGTGGTCGACCACTGGGTGACGGCTCAGTTGCTTGAGGCCTTGACGCCGGTCAGTGTGGCCCTCTCCCTCGAAGCACAGGCCGCGCTGAATCGGGATCGTGAAGCTTTGGATCAGCACTGGCACGCCCGCTTGGAACGGGCGCACTATGAGGCAGAGCGTGCTGCCCGTCAGTATCGGGGAGTGGAGCCCGAACACCGTCTCGTCGCGCGTTCCCTGGAACGCGCTTGGGAGCAGGCATTAGAGGCTGAGCGAACCTTGAAAGAGGAGTACGAGCGACACGTTCATCTGCGCCCACGGCAGTTGACCCCAGCCGAGATCCTTCAGGTACAGACCCTGTCAACGGCCTTGCCCGCACTCTGGTCTGCATCGACCACAACGATGCAGGATCGCAAGGAGGTCCTGCGCCTGGTCGTCAAACAGATCACGCTCTGGGGCGCAGTCAATGATGAGCGAATGGACGTGCGCATCGAATGGCAGGGGGGAAATGTGACAGGGGGTCAACTGATTCGACCCGTCGCCCGGCTCGATCAGGTCAGTACATATGCGGAGCTGTGTGCACGGGTCGAGGCGGGGGTGACACAGGAAAAAACGGCACTGGAGATGGCTGACGAACTCAATGCAGCCGGGCTGCGTCCACCCAAACGTCGAACCACTTGGAATGCGGCCCAAGTTCGGAGTCTGGCTCAACGTCTGGGCCTTCGGTTTTCAAAGGGCACAGATGGACGTGCCGTCCCTTCAAGGCGTCCCCCGCGGGCGGGGGACTGGTGGACGCTGGATGGATTGGCACAGAGGCTGAACATGCCGGTCGTAACGTTGTACGGCTGGCTGCACCGAGACATCGTGAAGGGAGAACAACTGAAACAAGGGGGAACCTGGCGAATCTGGGCGGATGATGCGGAGGTCAGGCGACTCCAAGTCTTGAGAGCTGAACCCATCGGCGCTCGGCAACATCGGCAATGGGTCAGCAAAGCCACTTCAATGCTGGAAGAACCGGAGGTTCGAGATGTATCACCGTAA